In a genomic window of Amycolatopsis japonica:
- a CDS encoding chitinase codes for MKVKPKHAFLALLSSLAVCLGVTFAVSGNASAANILTNPGFELGTTSGWTCSGTSSVVTTPVHSGSRALSATPAGQDNARCSQSVPVKANTAYTLSAWVQGSYTYLGVTGTGTGDKNTWTPGGGSWSQLSLSFTTGASTTSVEIYLHGWYGQPAYFADDVNLDGPGGSPTTTPTTPTTSTSPTTTTSNPPTTTTSTPPTGNLPKHVITGYWQNFYNGAKALKLADVPTKYNIIAVSFADATATPGAVTFTLDSGLSSQLGGYTDAQFKADIKTAQARGQKVILSVGGEKGTIRVDSSAAATNFSNSMKSLIATYGFDGVDIDLENGVNATYMAQALRSIHAAGGTVITMAPQTIDMQSPAAEYFKLALNVKDILTIVNMQYYNSGTMLGCDQKVYSQGTVDFLTALACIQLQSGLRADQVGLGLPASGSAAGGGYQAPGNTVSALNCLAKGTNCGSFKPSTTYPAIRGAMTWSINWDASQGYAWSNTVSAGLAGLP; via the coding sequence GTGAAAGTGAAGCCGAAACACGCGTTCCTCGCCCTGCTGTCGTCACTGGCCGTGTGCCTGGGGGTGACTTTCGCGGTCTCGGGCAACGCCTCGGCCGCCAACATCCTGACCAACCCGGGCTTCGAACTCGGGACCACGAGCGGCTGGACCTGCTCCGGTACGTCCTCCGTGGTCACCACGCCGGTCCACTCGGGAAGCCGCGCGCTCAGCGCCACCCCGGCCGGACAGGACAACGCCCGCTGCTCGCAGAGCGTGCCGGTCAAGGCCAACACCGCGTACACGCTTTCGGCGTGGGTGCAGGGCAGCTACACCTACCTCGGTGTCACCGGCACCGGGACGGGTGACAAGAACACCTGGACGCCGGGCGGCGGCAGCTGGTCGCAGCTCTCGCTGAGCTTCACCACCGGCGCGTCCACCACCAGCGTCGAGATCTACCTGCACGGCTGGTACGGCCAGCCCGCGTACTTCGCCGACGACGTGAACCTCGACGGCCCCGGCGGCTCGCCCACCACGACGCCGACCACGCCGACGACGTCCACGAGCCCGACGACCACGACGTCGAACCCGCCGACGACCACGACGAGCACCCCGCCGACCGGGAACCTGCCGAAGCACGTGATCACCGGCTACTGGCAGAACTTCTACAACGGCGCGAAGGCACTCAAGCTCGCCGACGTGCCGACGAAGTACAACATCATCGCGGTGTCCTTCGCCGACGCGACGGCCACGCCGGGCGCGGTCACCTTCACCCTCGACTCCGGTCTGTCGAGCCAGCTCGGCGGCTACACCGACGCGCAGTTCAAGGCCGACATCAAGACGGCGCAGGCGCGCGGGCAGAAGGTCATCCTGTCCGTCGGCGGCGAGAAGGGCACGATCCGCGTCGACTCCTCGGCCGCGGCGACGAACTTCTCCAACAGCATGAAGTCGCTCATCGCGACCTACGGCTTCGACGGCGTCGACATCGACCTCGAGAACGGCGTCAACGCGACCTACATGGCGCAGGCGCTGCGCAGCATCCACGCGGCGGGCGGCACCGTCATCACCATGGCGCCGCAGACGATCGACATGCAGAGCCCGGCGGCGGAGTACTTCAAGCTGGCGCTGAACGTCAAGGACATCCTGACCATCGTCAACATGCAGTACTACAACAGCGGCACGATGCTCGGCTGTGACCAGAAGGTCTACTCGCAGGGCACGGTCGACTTCCTCACCGCGCTGGCCTGCATCCAGCTGCAGAGCGGCCTGCGGGCCGACCAGGTCGGGCTCGGCCTGCCCGCCTCCGGTTCCGCCGCGGGTGGCGGCTACCAGGCGCCCGGCAACACGGTCAGCGCGCTGAACTGCCTGGCGAAGGGCACGAACTGCGGCTCGTTCAAGCCCTCGACGACGTACCCGGCGATCCGGGGCGCCATGACCTGGTCGATCAACTGGGACGCCTCGCAGGGCTACGCGTGGTCGAACACGGTGAGCGCGGGCCTGGCCGGCCTCCCGTGA
- a CDS encoding Tex family protein, whose protein sequence is MSVQGLQTVEQKIAEELGVREGQVKAAVDLLDGGSTVPFIARYRKEVTGMLDDTQLRTLEERLRYLRELGERKVAVLESIRSQGKLDEALEASIMAADTKSRLEDIYLPYKPKRRTKAMIAREAGLEPLADGLLSDPNTDPQAAAAVFVDADKGVADAQAALDGARAILVERFAEDADLIGELREKMWAEGRLASKVRDGKAEEGAKFSDYFEFSEPYTKLPSHRILAMLRGEKEEILDLTMESEEPSEEPRTGPTEYENRIAHKFGISNEGRPADKWLGDTVRWAWRTKILLHLGIDLRMRLRQSAEDDAVRVFAANLRDLLLAAPAGTRATMGLDPGFRTGVKVAVVDATGKVVGTHVIYPHQPANKWDQSIAELAALCARHKVDLISIGNGTASRETDKLAGELIKKHPELKLTKAVVSEAGASVYSASAFASQELPGMDVSLRGAVSIARRLQDPLAELVKIDPKSIGVGQYQHDLSEISLSRSLDAVVEDCVNAVGVDVNTASAPLLTRVSGITTTLAENIVAHRDENGPFKTRSGLKEVARLGPKAFEQCAGFLRIPDGDDPLDSSSVHPEAYPVVRRILTSTGTDIRALIGNTRTLQALKPSEFVDDTFGLPTVTDILAELDKPGRDPRPAFKTATFADGVEKIGDLKPGMRLEGVVTNVAAFGAFIDVGVHQDGLAHVSALSKNFVKDPREVVKPGDIVKVKVLEVDVPRKRISLTLRLDDEPGKPAREQGGGGRDRGQGGQRQGGGQRGGQGGRGGGRDRGGNSGGGGAMADALRKAGFGK, encoded by the coding sequence GTGAGCGTGCAGGGCCTGCAGACAGTCGAGCAGAAGATCGCCGAAGAACTCGGCGTGCGCGAGGGGCAGGTCAAGGCGGCCGTCGACCTGCTGGACGGCGGATCGACCGTGCCGTTCATCGCCCGGTACCGCAAAGAGGTCACCGGGATGCTGGACGACACCCAGCTCCGCACGCTCGAAGAGCGCCTCCGCTACCTGCGGGAACTCGGCGAGCGCAAGGTCGCGGTGCTGGAGTCGATCCGCAGCCAGGGCAAGCTGGACGAGGCGCTCGAAGCGTCGATCATGGCGGCCGACACCAAGTCTCGTCTCGAGGACATCTACCTGCCGTACAAGCCCAAGCGGCGCACGAAGGCGATGATCGCCCGCGAGGCCGGTCTGGAGCCCCTCGCCGACGGGCTGCTGAGCGACCCGAACACCGACCCGCAGGCCGCCGCCGCGGTGTTCGTCGACGCCGACAAGGGTGTCGCGGACGCGCAGGCCGCCTTGGACGGTGCCCGCGCGATCCTCGTCGAGCGCTTCGCCGAAGACGCCGACCTGATCGGCGAGCTGCGCGAGAAGATGTGGGCGGAAGGCCGTCTGGCCTCGAAGGTCCGCGACGGCAAGGCCGAAGAGGGCGCGAAGTTCTCCGACTACTTCGAGTTCTCCGAGCCCTACACGAAGCTCCCCTCGCACCGGATCCTCGCGATGCTCCGCGGCGAGAAGGAAGAGATCCTCGACCTCACGATGGAGTCGGAGGAGCCCTCCGAAGAACCGCGCACGGGGCCGACCGAGTACGAGAACCGCATCGCCCACAAGTTCGGCATCTCGAACGAGGGCCGCCCGGCCGACAAGTGGCTCGGCGACACCGTCCGCTGGGCGTGGCGGACGAAGATCCTGCTGCACCTGGGGATCGACCTGCGGATGCGGCTGCGTCAGTCGGCCGAGGACGACGCCGTCCGCGTGTTCGCCGCGAACCTGCGCGACCTGCTGCTCGCCGCCCCGGCGGGCACCCGCGCCACGATGGGCCTCGACCCTGGCTTCCGCACCGGCGTCAAGGTCGCCGTCGTCGACGCGACCGGCAAGGTCGTCGGCACCCACGTGATCTACCCGCACCAGCCCGCGAACAAATGGGACCAGTCCATCGCCGAACTCGCCGCGCTGTGCGCCCGGCACAAGGTGGACCTGATCTCGATCGGCAACGGCACCGCGTCGCGCGAGACCGACAAGCTCGCCGGCGAGCTGATCAAGAAGCACCCGGAACTGAAGCTGACGAAGGCCGTCGTCTCGGAGGCCGGCGCGTCGGTCTATTCGGCGTCGGCGTTCGCTTCGCAGGAACTGCCGGGCATGGACGTCTCGCTGCGCGGCGCGGTCTCGATCGCGCGGCGGCTGCAGGACCCGCTGGCGGAACTGGTGAAGATCGATCCGAAGTCGATCGGTGTCGGGCAGTACCAGCACGACCTGTCGGAGATCTCGCTGTCGCGGTCACTCGACGCGGTGGTCGAAGACTGTGTGAACGCCGTCGGCGTGGACGTCAACACCGCGTCGGCGCCGCTGCTGACCCGCGTTTCGGGTATCACGACGACGCTGGCGGAGAACATCGTCGCGCACCGCGACGAGAACGGGCCGTTCAAGACCCGCAGCGGGCTCAAGGAGGTCGCGCGGCTGGGCCCGAAGGCCTTCGAGCAGTGTGCGGGCTTCCTCCGGATCCCGGACGGCGACGACCCGCTCGACTCGTCCTCGGTGCACCCCGAGGCCTATCCGGTGGTGCGGCGGATCCTGACCTCGACCGGCACCGACATCCGCGCGCTGATCGGCAACACGCGGACGCTGCAGGCGCTGAAGCCGTCGGAATTCGTCGACGACACCTTCGGTCTCCCGACGGTGACCGACATCCTCGCCGAACTCGACAAGCCGGGCCGCGACCCGCGTCCGGCGTTCAAGACCGCGACCTTCGCCGACGGCGTCGAGAAGATCGGCGACCTCAAGCCGGGGATGCGGCTGGAAGGCGTCGTGACGAACGTGGCCGCGTTCGGCGCGTTCATCGACGTCGGCGTGCACCAGGACGGGCTCGCGCACGTCTCGGCGCTGTCGAAGAACTTCGTCAAGGACCCGCGTGAGGTCGTGAAGCCGGGCGACATCGTCAAGGTGAAGGTGCTGGAGGTCGACGTGCCGCGCAAGCGGATCTCGCTGACCCTGCGCCTGGACGACGAGCCCGGCAAGCCCGCTCGCGAGCAGGGCGGCGGCGGTCGTGACCGCGGCCAGGGCGGACAGCGTCAGGGCGGCGGTCAGCGTGGCGGCCAGGGCGGCCGTGGCGGCGGCCGGGACCGCGGCGGGAACTCCGGCGGCGGCGGCGCCATGGCGGACGCGCTCCGGAAGGCCGGTTTCGGCAAGTAA
- a CDS encoding GMC oxidoreductase, with translation MNYDVLVIGSGFGGSVTALRLTEKGYRVGVLETGRRFADDEFAKTSWRLRKYLWAPKLGCYGIQRLTLLKNTFVLSGAGVGGGSLVYANTLYEPPDTFYRDPQWAHITDWKAELAPHYDQAKRMLGVVENPLVTPADRVLREVAEDMGIADTYRPTPVGVHFGARDVDPFFGGEGPLRKPCTHCGECMTGCRVGAKNTTVKNYLYLAEKAGAEVHPLTTAVSVRPIGGGYAVDTVRTGRWVRKAKRTFTAEHVVFAAASLGTQRLLHSLKDSGTLPELSPRLGLLARTNSEAVLAARSLRDDTDFTRGVAITSSIHPDAVTHVEPVRYGKGSNAMGLLATVLVDAEPGKRRWALGVRELWRHRRNLVRLHNPRRWSERMVGLLVMQTLNNSVTTYTKRGLFGRRMTTKQGIGDPNPEWIPAGHEVTRRVADKIGGLAQGAWTDLANIPVTGHFIGGCAIGDSAETGVVDPYQRVHGYPGLHIADGSAISANLGVNPSLTITAQAERAMSLWPNKGEDDPRPPLGSAYRRLSPVAPLKPVVPPEAPAALRLPLTPL, from the coding sequence ATGAACTACGACGTGCTGGTGATCGGCTCCGGTTTCGGCGGCAGCGTGACCGCGTTGCGGCTCACCGAGAAGGGCTATCGCGTAGGCGTGCTGGAGACCGGCCGCCGCTTCGCCGACGACGAGTTCGCGAAGACCTCGTGGCGGCTGCGGAAGTACCTGTGGGCCCCGAAACTGGGCTGCTACGGCATCCAGCGGCTCACGCTGCTGAAGAACACGTTCGTGCTGAGCGGAGCGGGTGTCGGCGGCGGCTCGCTCGTCTACGCGAACACGCTCTACGAGCCCCCGGACACCTTCTATCGGGATCCGCAGTGGGCGCACATCACCGACTGGAAGGCCGAACTCGCCCCGCATTACGACCAGGCGAAACGGATGCTGGGCGTGGTCGAGAACCCGCTGGTCACCCCGGCCGACCGCGTGCTGCGCGAAGTCGCCGAGGACATGGGGATCGCGGACACCTACCGGCCGACCCCGGTCGGCGTCCACTTCGGCGCGCGCGACGTCGACCCGTTCTTCGGCGGCGAAGGCCCGCTGCGGAAGCCGTGCACGCACTGCGGCGAGTGCATGACCGGCTGCCGGGTCGGCGCGAAGAACACGACCGTCAAGAACTACCTGTACCTGGCGGAGAAGGCGGGCGCGGAGGTCCACCCGCTGACCACCGCGGTGTCGGTCCGGCCGATCGGCGGCGGCTACGCGGTCGACACCGTCCGAACAGGACGGTGGGTCCGCAAGGCCAAGCGGACCTTCACCGCCGAGCACGTCGTGTTCGCCGCCGCTTCCCTGGGCACGCAACGACTTCTGCACTCGCTCAAGGATTCGGGCACCCTGCCGGAGCTGTCGCCGCGGTTGGGTCTGCTCGCCAGGACGAATTCCGAGGCTGTGCTCGCCGCGCGCTCGCTGCGCGACGACACGGACTTCACTCGCGGCGTCGCGATCACGTCGTCGATCCACCCCGACGCCGTCACGCATGTCGAACCGGTGCGTTACGGCAAGGGCAGCAACGCCATGGGACTGCTCGCGACGGTGCTCGTGGACGCCGAGCCGGGCAAACGCCGGTGGGCGCTGGGCGTCCGCGAGCTGTGGCGGCACCGGCGGAACCTGGTGCGGCTGCACAACCCGCGACGCTGGTCGGAACGGATGGTCGGGCTGCTGGTGATGCAGACGCTGAACAATTCCGTGACCACGTATACGAAACGCGGGCTCTTCGGTCGCCGGATGACCACGAAACAGGGCATCGGCGACCCGAACCCCGAATGGATCCCGGCCGGGCACGAGGTCACCCGGCGGGTGGCGGACAAGATCGGCGGGCTGGCGCAGGGAGCGTGGACGGATCTGGCGAACATCCCGGTCACCGGCCATTTCATCGGCGGCTGCGCGATCGGCGACAGCGCAGAGACCGGCGTCGTCGATCCGTACCAGCGGGTGCACGGGTATCCGGGGCTGCACATCGCCGACGGCTCGGCGATCTCGGCGAACCTCGGCGTGAACCCGTCGCTGACCATCACCGCGCAGGCGGAACGCGCGATGTCGTTGTGGCCCAACAAAGGCGAGGACGACCCGCGGCCGCCGCTCGGCTCCGCCTACCGGCGCCTGTCCCCTGTCGCCCCGCTGAAGCCCGTCGTCCCTCCGGAGGCCCCGGCGGCCCTGCGCCTGCCCCTCACCCCGCTCTAA
- a CDS encoding serine hydrolase domain-containing protein — protein MSNVQELQGVLDEEARRASVPGAVVGVTHRGEESVFATGVSSVDTGLPVDPGTLFMIGSTSKTFAAAAVMALVEDGVLDLDRPVVDHLPDLPLVDPVARKTVTLRHLLTHSAGFLGDVDFTTGWGDDALALAIAKFGELPQNFAPGEVFSYCNAGFQLAGRVVEVAAGEPFEDVVRARLLEPLGMTESYYLPWEVLTRRHAVGHVLRDGGPAVEHTVGLTRADSASGGLWSTAGDQLKWARFFLAGEAEGKPPLSEATRDLMRAPQRKAALRFEEVGLSWLHTTHGAARLVRHGGNVSNLQLSDFVTLPEHDFAVTVLTNSAGGSALGAKIVDWCLENVVGLPPLVSPPPVPQPDIAEYLGRYQTGDLAFVISDRDGALWAQMVADIEDFPSPPPFEAVFVGEDAIAPAADTRKPTARFLRDERGRVTSVEFGGRTAKRGATVTG, from the coding sequence GTGTCGAACGTTCAGGAACTGCAAGGGGTGCTCGACGAGGAAGCGCGTCGCGCGAGTGTCCCCGGGGCCGTGGTGGGGGTGACGCACCGGGGCGAGGAGTCGGTGTTCGCCACCGGGGTGTCCAGTGTGGACACCGGGCTCCCGGTCGATCCCGGCACGTTGTTCATGATCGGCTCCACCAGCAAGACGTTCGCCGCGGCCGCCGTCATGGCACTGGTCGAAGACGGGGTGCTGGACCTGGACCGGCCGGTCGTCGACCACCTTCCCGATCTCCCGCTGGTGGATCCGGTGGCGCGGAAGACAGTTACCCTGCGCCATCTGCTCACGCATTCGGCCGGGTTCCTCGGCGACGTGGACTTCACCACCGGATGGGGTGACGACGCACTGGCCCTCGCGATCGCGAAGTTCGGCGAACTCCCGCAGAATTTCGCGCCCGGTGAGGTGTTCTCCTACTGCAACGCCGGGTTCCAGCTGGCCGGACGGGTCGTCGAGGTGGCGGCGGGCGAGCCTTTCGAAGACGTCGTCCGCGCCCGCCTGCTCGAACCGCTCGGCATGACCGAGTCGTATTACCTGCCGTGGGAGGTGCTCACCCGGCGTCACGCCGTCGGTCACGTCCTGCGAGACGGCGGACCGGCGGTCGAGCACACCGTGGGCCTGACCCGCGCGGACAGCGCGAGCGGCGGCCTCTGGTCGACGGCGGGTGACCAGCTGAAGTGGGCCCGGTTCTTCCTGGCCGGCGAGGCCGAGGGGAAGCCGCCGCTCAGCGAGGCCACCCGTGACCTCATGCGCGCGCCGCAGCGCAAGGCCGCGCTGCGCTTCGAAGAGGTCGGCCTGAGCTGGCTGCACACGACCCACGGCGCGGCACGGCTGGTCCGGCACGGCGGCAACGTGAGCAATCTGCAGCTGTCGGATTTCGTGACGCTGCCCGAGCACGATTTCGCCGTCACGGTGCTGACCAACAGCGCGGGCGGATCGGCACTGGGCGCCAAGATCGTCGACTGGTGCCTGGAGAACGTGGTCGGGCTGCCACCGCTCGTGAGCCCGCCACCTGTGCCCCAGCCGGATATCGCCGAGTACCTGGGCCGCTACCAGACCGGTGACCTGGCGTTCGTGATCAGCGACCGGGACGGCGCCCTCTGGGCTCAGATGGTCGCCGATATCGAGGACTTCCCGTCGCCTCCGCCGTTCGAGGCCGTGTTCGTCGGCGAAGACGCGATCGCCCCGGCCGCGGACACCCGCAAGCCCACCGCCCGGTTCCTGCGGGACGAGCGTGGACGGGTGACTTCGGTCGAGTTCGGTGGCCGGACGGCGAAGCGAGGCGCTACGGTTACCGGGTAG
- a CDS encoding DEAD/DEAH box helicase: MSTPTFTELGLPKTIVDALAEQGVTSPFPIQAATLPHSLAGRDVLGRGRTGSGKTYGFVLPVLARLADGPTRRRPGRPRALVLAPTRELATQIEASFLPLAKPLGLKVTTIFGGVSPNPQITRLRDGVDIVVACPGRLADHMRSGEAKLDHVEITVLDEADHMADLGFLPDVRRIMAETPERGQRLLFSATLDAGVDVLVKRFMHDPVTHSVDSAQSPVATMKHHVLHLEETHRLPVLIDLTAAPGRTLVFTRTKHRAKQLTRKLMASGVPAVELHGNLGQTARTRNLEAFASGAAKTLVATDIAARGIHVDDVTLVIHADPPVEHKAYLHRSGRTARAGASGTVVTLMTDAQVGDVRDLTRKAGIKPTTTQLGPGHPLLSELAPGERSFTASPRRPIVDTRPKKVTASGEAIPAKGDDEERPARGGRGARGGRGRGPSAGGRGASGGGRGTSGGGRRDGSSDGRSRQPRSEGDRRGASAGQGRRGAESTGRREGAPKGGQGRRASAEAQPRRGSGASKSQSSRNQSGGAPARRGGAAAFSSGTRAGSRRSR, from the coding sequence ATGAGCACACCTACCTTCACCGAACTCGGCCTGCCCAAGACGATCGTCGACGCGCTCGCCGAACAGGGCGTCACCAGCCCGTTCCCGATCCAGGCCGCCACGCTGCCGCATTCGCTGGCCGGCCGGGACGTCCTCGGCCGCGGCCGCACCGGCTCCGGCAAGACGTACGGTTTCGTGCTGCCCGTCCTCGCCCGGCTCGCCGATGGCCCGACGCGGCGCCGCCCCGGCCGCCCGCGCGCGCTGGTCCTGGCGCCGACCCGCGAGCTGGCGACCCAGATCGAGGCGTCGTTCCTGCCGCTGGCCAAACCGCTCGGCCTCAAGGTCACCACGATCTTCGGCGGGGTCAGCCCGAACCCGCAGATCACCCGCCTGCGTGACGGCGTCGACATCGTCGTCGCCTGCCCCGGCAGGCTCGCCGACCACATGCGTTCCGGCGAGGCGAAGCTCGACCACGTCGAGATCACCGTGCTGGACGAGGCCGACCACATGGCCGACCTCGGCTTCCTGCCCGACGTGCGGCGCATCATGGCCGAGACCCCGGAGCGCGGGCAGCGGCTGCTGTTCTCCGCGACCCTCGACGCGGGTGTCGACGTGCTGGTCAAGCGCTTCATGCACGACCCGGTCACGCACAGCGTCGACTCGGCGCAGTCGCCGGTCGCGACCATGAAGCACCACGTGCTGCACCTGGAGGAGACCCACCGGCTGCCGGTGCTGATCGACCTCACCGCCGCCCCGGGCCGCACGCTCGTGTTCACCCGCACGAAGCACCGCGCCAAGCAGCTGACACGCAAGCTCATGGCCTCCGGCGTGCCGGCGGTCGAACTGCACGGCAACCTCGGCCAGACGGCGCGGACCCGCAACCTGGAGGCGTTCGCGTCCGGCGCGGCGAAGACGCTGGTCGCGACCGACATCGCCGCGCGCGGTATCCACGTCGACGACGTCACGCTCGTCATCCACGCCGACCCGCCGGTCGAGCACAAGGCGTACCTGCACCGCTCCGGCCGGACGGCGCGGGCCGGGGCGTCCGGCACCGTCGTCACGCTGATGACCGACGCGCAGGTCGGCGACGTCCGCGACCTCACCCGCAAGGCGGGTATCAAGCCGACCACCACGCAGCTCGGCCCCGGCCATCCGCTGCTGTCGGAGCTGGCGCCCGGTGAGCGTTCGTTCACCGCGTCGCCGCGGCGGCCGATCGTGGACACGCGGCCGAAGAAGGTCACCGCCTCCGGTGAAGCCATCCCGGCCAAGGGTGACGACGAAGAGCGTCCGGCTCGCGGCGGGCGCGGTGCCCGCGGTGGTCGTGGCCGCGGTCCCTCGGCCGGTGGCCGTGGCGCTTCCGGCGGCGGACGGGGTACTTCGGGCGGCGGGCGTCGCGATGGCTCCTCGGACGGCCGTTCGCGTCAGCCCCGCTCCGAGGGCGACCGTCGCGGCGCTTCCGCGGGCCAGGGCCGCCGCGGGGCCGAGTCCACCGGACGTCGCGAAGGCGCGCCCAAGGGCGGCCAAGGTCGTCGCGCCTCCGCCGAGGCGCAGCCGCGCCGCGGCTCCGGCGCGTCGAAGTCGCAATCCTCGCGGAACCAGTCCGGCGGCGCTCCCGCCCGTCGTGGCGGTGCCGCCGCGTTCTCTTCGGGAACCCGGGCCGGCTCGCGCCGCTCGCGCTGA
- a CDS encoding acyl-CoA dehydrogenase translates to MSEKATALLLNPGGYDPQQFDPETRRLLRATIEWFEQRGKRKLVEDYHDRTFYADFIEFAGKEGLFSTFLTPGANAEGNPDKRWDTARVAALSEILGFYGLNYWYPWQVTILGLGPVWQSANEAARKRAADSLAAGGVAAFGLSEKEHGADIYSSDLVLTPDGAGGYRANGSKYYIGNGNCARTVSVFGRIEGVEGPDQYVFFYADSEHPNYRVVKNVVPSQMYVAEFELNDYPVSEEDILHVGAEAFSAALNTVNIGKFNLCFGGIGMSTHSLYEAITHAHNRVLYGKKVTDFPHVRREFVEAYARLVAMKLFSDRAVDYFRSANADDRRYLLFNPITKMKVTTEAQKVIGLVADVVAAKGFEADTYLAMSKNDIDGLPKLEGTVAVNLALIAKFVPAYLFAPQAYEPVPTRSDAADDEFLFRQGPARGLSKVRFHDWREAYAKASAIPNVARFTEQAEALVKLFTDAAPDEAQQQDLDFGLALTELFTLVVYGQLVLEQAEITGIETEVVDQIFAVLVQDFSVAAIDLHGKSSSTEAQQALALASIRKPVVDADRFDHVWSLVRDLSGAYAMNP, encoded by the coding sequence ATGAGCGAAAAGGCGACCGCGTTGTTGCTGAACCCGGGTGGGTACGACCCCCAGCAGTTCGACCCGGAGACGCGTCGCCTGTTGCGTGCCACCATCGAGTGGTTCGAACAGCGTGGCAAGCGCAAGCTCGTCGAGGACTACCACGACCGGACCTTCTACGCGGACTTCATCGAGTTCGCGGGCAAGGAAGGCCTGTTCTCGACCTTCCTCACTCCCGGCGCCAACGCCGAGGGGAACCCCGACAAGCGCTGGGACACCGCGCGGGTCGCGGCCCTGTCGGAAATCCTCGGCTTCTACGGCCTGAACTACTGGTACCCGTGGCAGGTCACCATCCTCGGCCTGGGCCCGGTGTGGCAGAGCGCGAACGAGGCCGCCCGCAAACGCGCGGCGGACTCGCTCGCGGCCGGCGGCGTCGCCGCGTTCGGACTGTCCGAAAAGGAGCACGGGGCCGACATCTACTCGTCGGACCTCGTGCTCACCCCGGACGGCGCGGGCGGCTACCGCGCGAACGGCTCGAAGTACTACATCGGCAACGGGAACTGCGCGCGGACGGTGTCGGTCTTCGGCCGCATCGAAGGCGTCGAGGGGCCGGACCAGTACGTGTTCTTCTACGCGGACTCGGAGCACCCGAACTACCGCGTGGTGAAGAACGTCGTGCCGTCGCAGATGTACGTCGCCGAGTTCGAGCTCAACGACTACCCGGTGTCCGAAGAGGACATCCTGCACGTCGGCGCCGAAGCGTTCTCCGCAGCGCTGAACACGGTCAACATCGGCAAGTTCAACCTGTGCTTCGGCGGCATCGGGATGTCGACGCACTCGCTGTACGAGGCGATCACGCACGCGCACAACCGGGTGCTCTACGGCAAGAAGGTCACCGATTTCCCGCACGTGCGCCGGGAATTCGTCGAGGCGTACGCGCGGCTCGTCGCGATGAAGCTGTTCTCCGACCGCGCCGTGGACTACTTCCGCAGCGCGAACGCGGACGACCGCCGGTACCTGCTGTTCAACCCGATCACCAAGATGAAGGTGACCACCGAGGCGCAGAAGGTCATCGGCCTGGTCGCGGATGTGGTGGCGGCCAAGGGTTTCGAGGCCGACACCTATCTCGCGATGTCCAAGAACGACATCGACGGCCTGCCGAAACTCGAAGGCACGGTGGCGGTGAACCTCGCGCTCATCGCGAAGTTCGTGCCCGCGTACCTGTTCGCGCCGCAGGCCTACGAGCCCGTGCCGACCCGTTCCGACGCGGCGGACGACGAGTTCCTGTTCCGCCAAGGCCCCGCGCGCGGGCTGTCGAAGGTGCGGTTCCACGACTGGCGTGAGGCCTACGCCAAGGCGTCCGCGATCCCGAACGTCGCGCGGTTCACCGAACAGGCCGAGGCGCTGGTGAAGCTGTTCACCGACGCGGCCCCGGACGAGGCGCAGCAGCAGGACCTCGACTTCGGCCTCGCGCTGACCGAGCTGTTCACGCTGGTCGTCTACGGGCAACTGGTGCTGGAGCAGGCGGAGATCACCGGCATCGAGACCGAGGTCGTCGACCAGATCTTCGCCGTGCTGGTGCAGGACTTCAGCGTCGCGGCGATCGACCTGCACGGGAAGTCGTCCTCGACCGAGGCGCAGCAGGCGCTGGCGCTCGCTTCGATCCGGAAGCCGGTCGTGGACGCGGACCGCTTCGACCACGTGTGGTCCCTGGTCCGCGATCTCTCCGGCGCCTACGCGATGAACCCCTGA